The Vibrio sp. 10N DNA window GTACGCGAGTCGAGTAGCTTCCAGTCTCTAAGTTTGTGCCAAAGTAATCAAACTTATACACCGAGTATGTCACGTTACCTGCTAAATCGACCAAGATGATGTCATCGAAGTCGGAGCGTTTGAGGTGCTCCATGAAGGCTCGGTGATAACGTTTATGCAGTAATCGGTAGCGTTCGCTACCCACATAGCTGCTTGAGTCTGGGAGGATCGTGGTTTTTACTTGATCCCCCGAGCCTTGAATATAACGTTCTTGAGCATGGCGGCGTGCTTGCTCGATATCATCGCCAAGGCTTTGGAACGCATTGACCAGACCATAAAAACGGCCACCACTTGCAAACGCCAATTCCGAGCGCACAAAGCCCATGACTTCCGACTCTTGAGCGTTAAAGTAGTCGACGATTTGCTGCTTTTTGGTGTCACGCAGTGAGACCAAGTGGGAGGTGCTTTGATCGCGAAGATCTTGACTGTGTGCGTTCAGAAAGAAAAGCGCAATGATGGTTAGCGGGGTGATACTGAGTACCAAAAACGCCATCATTAGGGTGTTTTGCAATCGTTTAAATTTCTGTTTGCGACGCAGCTTTAACATGGGGGAAAGGTTCTCTCACTCAATGAACTAAACACTGTTAACCTTACCAATTTATAGACTTATTTTGTATTGGCAAGTAAGTGACCAGCAAATCGTGTGGGGACACACAAAATTGTCGCAGCTTTGCTGTTTTTGTAAGAAATTACCAGAGGTTAGCGGGATAGTCGCGCCACACGCTGCTAACTAGTAGAGCAGATGGCGCGATAAGTCATGACTTAGGACGTTATTTTGCAGCGTGATAAATGGCAAATTTGCGGTTTTTTGCAACCGTTTCACAGTGGCCAAATTGCTGCTCAATGATTGGTGGGTATTTCAGAAAGCTGTTCGCTACAATCCAAAGCTGGCCTTGTTTATTTAGATGCTTAGGAGCATCAGAGAGTAAGGTCTCTGTTGCAGAATAACTGGTATCTAGCCCTGCGTGAAATGGTGGGTTGCTGACGATAAAATCAAAGTCTTTGTCGATATCAGAATACACATCAGAGGCAAAAACCTCACCAGTTAACCCGTTAGCAGCCAAGGTTTGCTTACTTGATTCAATCGCAAACGCATTGATATCGCAGAGATTGAGCTTGCTGGTTGGGTTTTTCAGTCCCATGTATGCGCCAATAACGCCCGCACCGCAGCCAAAGTCGAGCACTTTGCCTGTTAGCTCTGGTAAGTTATTGAGCAGCAGCTGCGTACCGTGGTCGAATTCGCCGTGGCTAAAGACCCCAGGTAGGCTCTTAACTGTGATAGCGACACCATTGAGTTCAACATGGTAAGTTTTGAACTGGCTCTGTAAATCGAATGCTTCAGGTGCTTGTTGGCAAACGCCCCAGTAAAACGAGCAGCGTCGGGCGGAGTCGTATTTGTTGATTGGCCCATAAGCGGCAAACATTTTCTCAATGCTTTTTACTCCAGAGCGGTTTTCACCCACCACAACGATTTCGGTCTCTTTGCCGAGCGCAGCCAAAGACATGTGTAGCAGCATTTGGGCTTCTGCTTTTGCTTTTGGCCAGTACAGCAAGATCATGTCTGCATCAATATCGCCAGGAAGCGATGCGCCAAACAGAGTCTCAATTTTCGATGACGATTGAAGAGAGCGGTAAGTGATGTAGTTGCTGGTAAACACCGTCACTTTGTCACAATGGCGACTCAGTTCAACGGGAAAACTATCTTCAATTTCGCCAATGACCAACACACGCTTGCCGGCAAAATACTCTAGTTGTCGTTGTGCAATTTGACTGGGTGCGATGTAGCTTGCCATGGCAATGTTTCTCTCGAAATAAAAGGGGAGGCGATTCTCTCACAAACCCCTCCCTGAAAAAAGACTCTAGCTTCTATCTTGGCCATCGAGGAATTCTTTGAACTCCTCTTCGTACATGTTGAACAGCACCATGGTAATCGCGAAGATCAGTGGGCCATAAATAAGGCCGATGAGACCGAACAAGTGAATACCACCTAATAGCGAGAAGAAGATCATCAGGGTATTCATGCCTGCGCTGCCCTGCATCAGCAATGGACGTAGCACATTATCAATGGACCCTACCACTGCGATGCTCCAAATCGCCAAGAACAAGCCCCAGCCAGTATCACCAGTGATCAGAAGATAAGCGGTAGCGGGAATCCAAATCAGTGCTGTACCGACGACTGGGATAAATGAGGCAAAGCCCATCATGGTGCCCCAGAACAGACCGGGAAAACCTGCCATCCACATACCGAAGCCGCCAGCGGCACCTTGCGCGATGGCGGTTAAGAACGATCCCATCACGGCAGATTTAGACACTTTCTCAATTTCACTTAGTAGACGGTCTTCTTGGCTACGAGAAAACGGCAAAATATGGCGAATAGCCGCGATGATTTTGTCGTGGTCACGCAGAAGGAAAAATAACACAAACAACATCAAGAAGAAGTTCATCAGGAAGTTCGTGGCATCACCAAGGATTTTTGCGCTCATTGCGACTAGGTTCGAGCCCAGGGAAGTGGCGAACTCGGCCGCCTTTTGAGCAATGTCTTGAGGGTTAATCGCATCGAACGGCAGATATTCATTAACAAAATCCAACCCTGTGACGACCCAAGGGTGGGCGATGACTTCTTGAATGCCTCCTCCCGTGACCCATTGATACATGTTCTGGGAGAATACCGAGCCTTGCTGAACGATGGCACTGAATACCAGCATCAAAGGCATGACGATAATAAAGGTCAACACGATACAAGACAGCAAAGCGACGATGTTTTTGTGTTTAGGCAGTTTGCGTTCAATCCACTCATGGATAGGGAACATCAATAGTGACAGAATAAATGCCATGACAATGGAGTTGATGTAGGGCTCCACCAATAGGTAGCAGGCAAACCCGGCAAAGAGTAGGGCAACAATCAGTACCCAATGGCTGGCTGTCACGTTCATTTTGTTGTTCACAGAGTTTCCTTATCACTGGAAGTGTAGAGTGTTACATCATCAGGCTTCGACAAACGCTGACAGACATAAGCAGTGTTGGTCATATAATGGACGTAAATCACTGAGTGATCAATTTAAAATAGTGTCAGAACTGGTGCGCTAGGAGTGAGTAATGGGCTGTTGTAGTGACGATAAAAGTTGTAAGCAGAGCAGGAAAAAAAGGCCGCCCGTGCCGTGGTTTTCCATCACGATTGGGCTTTTGGTGCTGTTGGTTATTTTTAATTGGCAGGCGTAAAAAAGGGCTGAAGTAGTCAGCCCTTAGTAATGCGTTTGAGGCCTTGGCTCTCGATTATGCTTCTTGTGCCAGCATAGCAAAGCAGCGATCAGCCGCTTCAAGCGTCGCATCGATTTCTTTTGAGCCATGTGCTAGTGAAGTAAAGCTTGCTTCGAATGCAGATGGCGCAAGATACACACCGTGATCAAGCATTAGGTGGAAGAAACGCTTGAATCGCTCAACGTCACATTTCGCCACGTCCTCGTAGCAAGTGATGGTCTCTTGTTCTGTAAAGAAGAAGCCGAACATGCCGCCAACTTGATTAACCACCAGTGGAATGCCGTGCTTATCAGCAAGTGATTTGAAACCATCCGCAAGCTGCTTAGTTTTTAGCGCCAGGCGTTTTTCGTTGCCTTCTTCAGATAGCAGTGTCAAACAAGCGTATCCTGCGGCCATGGCGATTGGGTTACCAGATAAGGTACCAGCTTGGTAAACCGGACCTGTCGGAGCAATGTGTTGCATCACTTCCTTGCGGCCACCAAATGCGCCGACTGGCATGCCACCACCGATGATTTTACCTAGAGTTGTTAGGTCTGGCTTGATGTTGTAATAAGCTTGCGCGCCGCCTTGAGCAACACGGAAACCGGTCATAACTTCATCAAAGATAAGCAGTGCGCCTTCGTCATCACAGATCTGACGCAGACCTTCGTGGAAGCCTTCAACCGGTGGAATACAGTTCATGTTGCCCGCAACAGGCTCAACGATGATACAAGCAATCTCGCCTTTGTTTGCTTCGAATAGCGCTTTTACAGACTCAAGGTCGTTGAAGCGTGCTGTTAATGTGTACTTAGCAAAATCAGCCGGTACGCCTGGTGAGCTTGGCTGACCAAGTGTTAATGCACCTGAGCCTGCTTTTACGAGAAGGCTGTCGGCGTGGCCATGGTAGCAGCCCTCAAATTTGATGATTTTGTCACGGCCGGTGTAGCCGCGAGCGAGACGGATGGCACTCATGGTCGCTTCCGTACCTGAGCTCACCATGCGCAGTTGTTCCATAGAAGGGACTAGTTTGCGAACCAGCTCAGCCATGTTGATTTCCATTTCGGTTGGTGCACCGAAGCTAAGACCGCGCTGAGCCGCATCGATCACTGCATCACGAATCACTGCGTGGTTGTGACCAAGGATCATCGGACCCCATGAACCTACGTAGTCGATGTAGGCTTTACCATCAGCATCAAACATCAATGGACCATCGGCGCGTTCAACGAAAATAGGTGAGCCACCTACGCCGTTAAAGGCACGAACCGGAGAGTTAACACCACCAGGGATGGTCTGTTGCGCTTTTTCATATAGCTCTGCTGATTTGGTCATGGAAAGTTCCTCTTTGCTTGTTCGGACCAAGTGTGCAGCATTGTACATCTACAAATCGAATCGAGAAGTGTTTTGAGCACATTTTCTTATATTGATACGAGTTTTAGGTACATCTCTATTAATTTGAGTTTGTCTAATACTTGAACGAAGCACTCAGGTATTAGATAATCGCCGACAATAACTTTACAAATTACAATGATGCTCGGCTAAGTATTGAGCGCTGTTAATTCATCGCAGCCTGTTTTATCCGCCAATGATTGTCACGATTTTGGTTGGGTGAGATAAGCGTGTGCGGCAGAGTAGCAAGAGAGGTTCCCGTGAGTGATGTAGCTATTCCATTAAATTTTTCTGAAGCGGCGGCGACGCGTGTAAATGCGTTGATCGCAGAAGAAGAAAACCCAGAGCTTAAGCTTCGTGTATACATCACCGGTGGTGGCTGTAGTGGTTTTCAGTACGGTTTTACTTTCGATGAGAGCGTTAACGACGGTGATACCACGATTGAAAAGTGTGGTGTGACGTTGGTCGTTGACCCAATGAGTTTGCAGTATCTAGTCGGTGGTACAGTGGACTATACCGAAGGACTAGAAGGCTCGCGCTTTTTCGTTGATAACCCGAACGCCACAACGACCTGTGGTTGCGGCGCATCGTTTAGCGTGTAGTTTTCACAGTCATGACAAGAGAAAGGTGAACATCAGGTTCGCCTTTTTTTTGCTTTAAATACGAGGTAGGTTAAAAAAACACCACGGACAGGTAGCGGAAGTGTTAGCTGGCGGTGATTTGTTTGTTACACTCGAGGTAATGGTCAGCGCGTGGTATCTGGCAGAAAGGTGTCGTTTAGCGATTGATTATTGGTTGTTTTTTAAACCGGATGCTGTTTAGAATCGTAGAACGTCAACAGTGTCGGATTACAATAATAGGGAAATTATTATGCCAACTACTCAACGTGGCAGCTTTCTATCAAAACGTCCTTGGCTAATTTCATTGGTATGCGTATTGGCGCTATCTACTTGGCTAGGTCTGGGTGTGCTAAAAGCTGAAGAAGCACCCACCCAGAAAAAAGAACAAACCATTCCGCTCGCTCGAGTTGTCTATCAACAATTTACCGCTGAAAAGATCGACAAGAAAATCGACTTGTACGGTCGTACCGCACCGGATCGTACAGCGCGTCTCGGCGCTGAAATTGCGGGCAAAATCATCAAGCTCAACGTTGAAAAAGGCGATGAGGTCAAACAAGGTCAGGCGATTGCACAGATTGATAAAGGTGACCTTAATATCCAGTTAGAGCGTGCACAGGCCATGCTCAATGTTAGGCAACAAGAATTCAATGCATCTAAGTCTTTGAAAAGCAGAGGTCTGCAAGGCGAAGTGGCTTACTCGACTGCTGCGGCTAACCTGACAGAAGCAAAGGCGATGGTCAGTGCGGCCAAATTGGCGCTGCGTAATACAACTGTGACCGCGCCATTTACCGGTATTGTTGACCATCTGTCGATTGAACTCGGTGACTTTGTAGGGGTTGGCGATCCGGTAGCAACCTTGATTGACTTAGACACTCTAGTGATTGAAGCGGACGTCAGTGAGCGTCACATTCAAAAGCTTACACCTAACCAAACCTCGACAATTCGTTTTATTGGTGGTGAGGAAGTGACTGGTACGCTGCGCTACATTTCCCGTGTCTCGTCGGCTTCGACGAACACCTTCCCTATTGAAATTGCCGTTCCGAATCCAGAGCAGCGCATTCCTGCTGGTGTCAGCGCCGAAGTAGAGCTGGCACTGGATGAGCAGTTGGCAATTAAAATTACCCCGGCGATGTTAGCCCTAGACGAAATTGGCAACCTTGGAGTGAAAACACTTAAAGGTAACCATGTTGACTTTGTGCCGATCCAGCTGGTGAAGGCAGAACAAGATGGTGTTTGGCTGACCGGTCTTGGCACTCAAAGTGACATCATCGTGCTCGGCCAAGGTTTTGTACGCCATGGTGACGAAGTTGACGCCATTAGCGTTGCTGAGGCGAATCAAATCGCCGAACAGCAGTAGGGAGGCCGTATGTTTGCATTGATTGATGCGGCGCTGTCGCGTTCGAGAACCATGCTCAGTCTGTTGGTTTTGGTGTTAGTTGCGGGGATCGTGACTTACAACACCATTCCCAAAGAATCGAGCCCAGACATCACGATCCCGATTATCTATGTGTCTGTCGGACACCAAGGGATTTCGCCCGATGACAGTGAACGATTGCTGGTTAGGCCGTTAGAAAAAGAGTTGCGTTCGATTGAAGGCGTCAAAGAGATGAGCGCCGTGGCGTCAGAAGGCCACGCATCGGTAACCCTTGAGTTTAACGTAGGTGTTGATTTGACTAAGGCGATGGCTGACGTCCGCGATGCGGTGGATCTTGCCAAGCCGAAACTGCCTGAAGACAGTGATGAGCCGACGGTCAACGAAGTGACCTTTGCCTCCCAGCAGCCCGTGCTGTCTGTGGTGCTTTACGGTACTGTCCCTGAACGTACGATAGTGCAGTTGGCTAGACAGCTGCGTGACAAACTAGAAAGCTATCGCCAAGTATTGGAAGTCGACATTGCTGGTGACCGAGAAGACATTGTGGAGATCGTCGTCGATCCACTGCTGATGGAAAGTTACGGCCTTGATCAAGGAGACATTTATAACCTGATCGCCCTTAACAACCGTGTAGTAGCCGCGGGCTTTGTTGATACCGGTTACGGCCGTTTCTCAGTGAAAGTGCCATCGGTATTCAATAGCCTAAAAGATGTCTTGGAGTTGCCTGTTAAGGTCGATGGCAAACAAGTGATCACCTTTGGGGATGTTGCGACGGTGCGCCGCGCCTTCCGTGACCCAAACAGTTTTGCTCGTCTTGATGGCCGTTCTGCGGTGGTCCTGGATGTGAAAAAGCGCGCGGGTGAAAACATTATCGAGACCGTTGCGCTGGTTAAAGAAGTATTGCGTCAAGCCCAGCTTCGTGAAGAGTGGCCAAACAACCTCCAAGTGAAGTTCACCAAAGATGAGTCGAAAGATGTAAAGAACATGCTTAATGATCTGCAGAACAACATTTTGTCGGCGATCATTTTGGTGGTGATTGTGATCATTGCCATCCTCGGGGTTCGTACTGCCTTATTGGTGGGGATTTCGATTCCTGGCTCGTTTCTTACTGGTTTGCTGGTGCTGTCGGTATTTGGCTTAACGGTCAATATTGTTGTGCTGTTCTCGCTGATTATGGCGGTCGGCATGCTGGTGGACGGTGCGATTGTTGTGACTGAGTTTGCTGATAGGCGGATGCAAGAAGGAATGGAGCGAAAAGAGGCCTATCGTGATGCGGCAAAACGCATGGCGTGGCCGATCACCGCATCAACGGCAACGACATTGGCCGCTTTCGCGCCGCTGCTGTTTTGGCCGGATATTACCGGTGAATTTATGAAGTTCTTGCCGATGACGCTGATTGCGACATTGACGGCATCTCTGGTAATGGCACTGCTGTTCGTCCCAGTACTGGGAGGTTTGATTGGTAAACCGCAATATGTCTCGCCGGAAAAGCAAAAGAAAATGGTGGCGCTGCATGAGGGTGAGTTCGATAAGGCCACTGGCATTACTAAGCTCTATCACCGCACCTTAGATATCGCTCTAAGCCATCCGTTAAAAATTCTCATGCTGGCTATCGCTTTGGCGGTGGGTGTTGGTTTCACTTACAACAAAGCCGGCCTTGGCGCTGAGTTCTTCCCTGAAGTGGATCCGCCGTTTTTCAACGTTAAAGTGCGCTCTCACGGTGACTTGTCCATCAATGAAAAAGATGAGGTGATGCGCGTCGTTGAGAAAGTGATGCTGGGTCATGATGAGTTTGAGAGTGTTTACACCAAAACCGGCGGTAAAGATGAAATTGGCGTCATTCAAATAACGCCGGTGGATTGGCAATATCGCCGCAAGGTGCCAGCTATCATCGAAGAGCTAAAACAAACCACGGATCAGTTTGCTGGTGTGGAGATTGAATACAAGTTCCCGGATGCGGGTCCTCCGGTTGAGCATGACTTAGTCATCGAACTGTCTGCTCGTATCCCAGGCGGTTTGGACGCTGCTGCGAAACAAGTGCGTCGCTGGGCCGATGGCAATGACAAGTTGACTAACGTTAGTGACACGTCAAACAAGCCAGGGATAGACTGGCAAATTGATATCAGCCGCGATGATGCCGCTCGCTTTGGTGCGGATGCTACGTTGGTGGGTAACACGGTGCAGTTTGTGACGAACGGCCTGAAAATTGGTGATTATCTTCCTGATGATTCAACAGAAGAGGTGGATATTTTGGTGCGATTCCCAGAAGAGCATCGTGATATTGGTCGTTTTGATGAGCTTAGGGTTAAGACACCGGCAGGTCTGGTTCCTATCACCAACTTCGCCAAAATTACTCCAGAGCCAAAGCAAGACACCATCAATCGTTTAGAAGGCGTGCGCGTTATTAATGTCAAAGCCGATATGGCGGATGGTTACAATCTGGCGGTAGAACTGCCAGGCTTTATGGAGCAGTTGAATCAGATCGAACTGCCAAGTGGGGTTGAGTTTGTCATCAAAGGCCAAAATGAAGAGCAGAAAAATTCGTCTGAGTTTTTGCAAAGTGCCTTTATGGTCGCGTTGGCCGTCATGGCGCTGATATTGATCACCCAGTTCAATAGCTTCTATCAAGCGCTGCTGATTTTAAGTGCTGTGATCTTCTCGACCGTGGGTGTGTTTGCGGGTCTACTGGTGTTCCAACGTCCGTTTGGCATCATAATGTCGGGCATTGGCGTTATCGCGCTCGCTGGGATTGTCGTGAATAACAACATCGTGCTTATTGATACCTACAACCAGCTCATCAAGCGCGGTTTAGATAAACGAGAAGCGATATTAAGAACAGGCGTGCAGCGTTTGCGCCCAGTGATGCTCACCACAGTCACGACGATTTTGGGACTGATGCCGATGGTTCTGGAAATGAACGTCGATCTCATTAATCAAAAGATCGAGTTTGGCGCGCCAAGCACTCAGTGGTGGTCGCAGTTAGCAACGGCGGTCGCGGGTGGTTTGGCATTTGCCACGGTACTCACTCTGGTTCTGACGCCCTGCTTGTTGATGCTGGGCAAAACCGAGCAACAAAAACAGCAGCCGTCGATGCTAAGGCGAACATTGCGACGATTGAGGTCTAAACCTATAAAAAAGCCCGTTAAAGCGGCGTAGCGTAACAAAGCCCCATTTTGTTGACTAACAGATGGGGCTTTTTGATTGATATTGGGTAGTGATTTTGAACAAGTAATCAGAATTGTTGATGTGTTTGTGTCGTACTTTTACTGATTGACTAGAATTTTACTCTGAATTTATCGCCTGATGCCACAGGGGTGTTTGTCTTTGCAGGGTTGATTAAGACAAATGTTGGCAAACTCGTCATTTCAAAGGGAAGTATGTTTTTTGCGGTCTTTGTCGGGTTAGATCTTATGCAAAGAAAGCGTTACAGTTGTTGCGTAAACATACTGCTTGTTATGACAAGCTATGTGACATAGCCGAAAGTGAGTAATTTCGATTTAGGCTACGAATAAGACCTAACTATGTAATGCCAGCTCAATGACAACCTGATTATTGAGGCAACTGGTAAGGAGACAATATGGCAGATTCAACCCCAGAAATGCTATCTGGTGCAGAGATGATCGTTCAATCTTTGATTGACGAAGGTGTACAACAAATCTTTGGTTACCCAGGTGGTTCCGTTCTTGATATCTACGATGCGCTGCATGAAAAGCGCGAGAATATCCAACACGTCCTCGTTCGTCATGAACAAGCCGCGACACACATGGCTGATGGTTACGCACGTGCTACCGGTAAACCGGGTGTGGTACTTGTGTGTTCAGGCCCTGGTGCGACTAACACCATTACCGGTATCGCTACCGCTTACATGGACTCGATCCCTATGGTCGTGCTCTCTGGTAACGTGCCGAATAACTTAATTGGTAATGATGCGTTCCAAGAGTGTGACATGGTGGGTGTATCACGTCCTGTGGTTAAGCACAGCTTCCTATTACAACGTGCGGAAGATATCCCTGAAACGCTGAAGAAAGCCTTCTACATCGCGTCGACTGGCCGCCCAGGCCCGGTTGTAGTTGATATTCCGAAGGACGTAATGAATCCGCAGATCAAATTCCCTTACGAGTACCCAGAAACCGTTAAGATGCGCTCATACAACCCGACCACTTCGGGTCATAAAGGGCAAATCAAAAAAGCGCTGAAAGCCATTTTAGAAGCGAAAAAGCCGGTTCTGTATGTGGGTGGCGGTGCCATCATGTCGGAAGCAGATCAGCATCTTATTAAACTGGCAGAGACGTTGAACTTGCCGGTTGTTAGCACGCTAATGGGGCTGGGTGCGTTCCCTGGTACACATAAAAACTCACTAGGCATGCTTGGTATGCACGGTACTTATGAAGCTAACCTGGCGATGCATAATGCCGATCTTATTTTTGGTGTGGGTGTACGTTTTGACGATCGTACTACCAATAACCTCGAGAAGTACTGCCCAGATGCGAAGGTAGTACATATCGATATCGACCCTTCTTCTATCTCGAAAAACGTTCGCGCTGACTTGCCAATCGTTGGCTCTGCGGATGTGATCTTAGAGACCATGCTTAAACTTCTGGTAGAGCAGGGCGGCACTAATGACGAAGCTGCGCTCAATACTTGGTGGGATGATATTGCCTCTTGGAAGGAGCGTAACTGTCTTGGTTACGAAACTTCGGAAGAGCGTATTAAGCCACAGCAAGTAATTGAAGTGCTGCACAAACTGACGGGCGGTGATGCATTTGTGGCATCCGATGTGGGTCAGCACCAAATGTTCGCAGCGCTCTACTATCCGTTTAACAAGCCACGCCGCTGGATCAACTCAGGTGGTCTTGGCACCATGGGCTTCGGCTTCCCAGCAGCGATTGGGGTGAAGTTTGCATACCCAGATGAAGAGGTGGTGTGTGTCACCGGTGATGGCAGCATCCAGATGAACATTCAAGAGCTGTCGACGGCCATGCAATACGATGTGCCAGTTAAGATCATTAACCTCAACAACCGTTTCTTAGGTATGGTGAAACAGTGGCAGGATATTATTTATCAAGGCCGCCATTCCAACTCGTACATGGACTCGGTTCCAGATTTTGCCGCTATTGCTGAAGCTTATGGTCACGTGGGCATTCGCATCTCGAACCCAAGCGAGCTGGAATCTGGCCTGAAGAAAGCGTTAGAGATGAAAGATCGCCTCGTGTTCGTTGATATTAACGTTGACGAAACAGAGCACGTTTACCCGATGCAAATCAAAGGGGAAGGCATGGATAAGATGTGGCTAAGCAAGACGGAGAGAACTTAATATGAGACATATCATTTCGCTACTAATGGAAAACCAACCGGGTGCACTTTCTCGCGTGGTTGGCCTGTTCTCTCAGCGTGGCTACAACATCGAATCGCTCAACGTATCGCCAACCGATGATGAGACGTTATCACGTCTGAATATCACTACTGAATCGGATGAAATGGAGCTTGAGCAGATTCAAAAGCAGCTACACAAGCTGATTGATGTTCTCAAGGTTCAGGAAGTGACTGAGTTTGATCACATTGAGCGTGAGCTGATGATGGTGAAAGTCAAAGCGAGCGGCTTTGCACGTGCAGAAGTGAAACGCACAGCGGATATCTTCCGTGGTCAGATTGTTGATGTCACATCATCGCAATATACGGTTCAACTCGCAGGTACAGCTGAAAAGCTTGACGCGTTTGTGTCAGCGCTCTCAGAAGTGACGGATGTGGTTGAAGTGGCTCGAAGCGGTATTGTGGGCATTGCTCGTGGTGAACGCGCACTTAAGCCATAAGCCAAACTAAGTTATCGATTTAAGATAAGGCCAGTCTAGTGACTGGCCTTTTATGCTATTGAGCCTAGAAACAAAAACAGCCAGCAATTATGCTGGCTGTTGTACTTTTCTGTGGTTGGAAGCTTTAGCCTTCGATTTCCACAAAAGGTGCAGGCTCTTCGATGATCGGCTTCATCTCCTCTTCTTGTTGAGGCTGCTCTGCCGCTGGAGCTGGTTGTTCTGGTTCAGCTTCTGTGTTGAGCTTTTCTTGTTGCTCACTGAATTGGAACGCACGGATAACTTGTTTTACACCCGATACATTTCTGGCGATTTCCGTTGCCACATCGGCGTGCTCTTTAGACACATAACCAAGCAGAAACACTTCACGGTCTTCAGTGATCACTTTGACCTTCACACCGTTGAGTCTTTCGTCGGTTAATAGCGCTGACTTTACCTTAGTGGTTAACCAGCTGTCATTACTGATTTGTGTGAAAGTCAGTGGCTGTTTAATACGGACTTGGTTGTAGACAATTTGGACACCATTGAGTCCTTTTACTTGGCTTTCCAACTGACTACGTAGGGCTTCGGTATTTGCTTGGCCCATGAGCACAACTGTGCCGCGTTGTGAGCTGGCAACGACACGAACGTTGCCGACATAAGGAGCTTTGTTGCCCATGCCTGCGACTTCAGACTCTAAAGCGCTGTCATTCCAAATCTCTTTGGTAGTGCGAGTATCGGTAACTAGGCTTACCGTCGTTGCGGCGCCGGCGACAAACAGTCCCGCACAGCCAGAAAGTAGAACGCTGGCAAG harbors:
- a CDS encoding efflux RND transporter periplasmic adaptor subunit, with amino-acid sequence MPTTQRGSFLSKRPWLISLVCVLALSTWLGLGVLKAEEAPTQKKEQTIPLARVVYQQFTAEKIDKKIDLYGRTAPDRTARLGAEIAGKIIKLNVEKGDEVKQGQAIAQIDKGDLNIQLERAQAMLNVRQQEFNASKSLKSRGLQGEVAYSTAAANLTEAKAMVSAAKLALRNTTVTAPFTGIVDHLSIELGDFVGVGDPVATLIDLDTLVIEADVSERHIQKLTPNQTSTIRFIGGEEVTGTLRYISRVSSASTNTFPIEIAVPNPEQRIPAGVSAEVELALDEQLAIKITPAMLALDEIGNLGVKTLKGNHVDFVPIQLVKAEQDGVWLTGLGTQSDIIVLGQGFVRHGDEVDAISVAEANQIAEQQ
- a CDS encoding AI-2E family transporter, whose translation is MNVTASHWVLIVALLFAGFACYLLVEPYINSIVMAFILSLLMFPIHEWIERKLPKHKNIVALLSCIVLTFIIVMPLMLVFSAIVQQGSVFSQNMYQWVTGGGIQEVIAHPWVVTGLDFVNEYLPFDAINPQDIAQKAAEFATSLGSNLVAMSAKILGDATNFLMNFFLMLFVLFFLLRDHDKIIAAIRHILPFSRSQEDRLLSEIEKVSKSAVMGSFLTAIAQGAAGGFGMWMAGFPGLFWGTMMGFASFIPVVGTALIWIPATAYLLITGDTGWGLFLAIWSIAVVGSIDNVLRPLLMQGSAGMNTLMIFFSLLGGIHLFGLIGLIYGPLIFAITMVLFNMYEEEFKEFLDGQDRS
- the rsmC gene encoding 16S rRNA (guanine(1207)-N(2))-methyltransferase RsmC, which gives rise to MASYIAPSQIAQRQLEYFAGKRVLVIGEIEDSFPVELSRHCDKVTVFTSNYITYRSLQSSSKIETLFGASLPGDIDADMILLYWPKAKAEAQMLLHMSLAALGKETEIVVVGENRSGVKSIEKMFAAYGPINKYDSARRCSFYWGVCQQAPEAFDLQSQFKTYHVELNGVAITVKSLPGVFSHGEFDHGTQLLLNNLPELTGKVLDFGCGAGVIGAYMGLKNPTSKLNLCDINAFAIESSKQTLAANGLTGEVFASDVYSDIDKDFDFIVSNPPFHAGLDTSYSATETLLSDAPKHLNKQGQLWIVANSFLKYPPIIEQQFGHCETVAKNRKFAIYHAAK
- the erpA gene encoding iron-sulfur cluster insertion protein ErpA — its product is MSDVAIPLNFSEAAATRVNALIAEEENPELKLRVYITGGGCSGFQYGFTFDESVNDGDTTIEKCGVTLVVDPMSLQYLVGGTVDYTEGLEGSRFFVDNPNATTTCGCGASFSV
- the hemL gene encoding glutamate-1-semialdehyde 2,1-aminomutase, which produces MTKSAELYEKAQQTIPGGVNSPVRAFNGVGGSPIFVERADGPLMFDADGKAYIDYVGSWGPMILGHNHAVIRDAVIDAAQRGLSFGAPTEMEINMAELVRKLVPSMEQLRMVSSGTEATMSAIRLARGYTGRDKIIKFEGCYHGHADSLLVKAGSGALTLGQPSSPGVPADFAKYTLTARFNDLESVKALFEANKGEIACIIVEPVAGNMNCIPPVEGFHEGLRQICDDEGALLIFDEVMTGFRVAQGGAQAYYNIKPDLTTLGKIIGGGMPVGAFGGRKEVMQHIAPTGPVYQAGTLSGNPIAMAAGYACLTLLSEEGNEKRLALKTKQLADGFKSLADKHGIPLVVNQVGGMFGFFFTEQETITCYEDVAKCDVERFKRFFHLMLDHGVYLAPSAFEASFTSLAHGSKEIDATLEAADRCFAMLAQEA